The following are from one region of the Euleptes europaea isolate rEulEur1 chromosome 11, rEulEur1.hap1, whole genome shotgun sequence genome:
- the MATCAP2 gene encoding putative tyrosine carboxypeptidase MATCAP2 isoform X1 — protein MMLESIRVTEKLHWPQRELSTKRLLTPEEHELILLDESPVQNLSQSGILKDTFTTGTSSYNVLLQSKEGKKHLSQKHPLVYPKRHRKAAKSSCASRSSEHRRLRAPSPFLRGGWCCFNRQPALFISPVPPAGRLAHSFSVSGCGIGPSPRPKAKRRSFSSLTKPKQLPPSKEGGGGDAGRKLCILTAIKPSNVEREKVKFFKSDYSYNPQFEYASPAMANVLAKYSQASGTFLKQAIKIMELTLQKYGSYENFELATGGSLLSRSRIWNYVRKYMMKEGCLGEIVVHVTEDLLSRASMTVVNGRPTLTINIATAREHWLEGMLRHEIGTHYLRGINNNSQPWSNGAGRKKHGLKPINPTEEGLASIHSVLFRKDPFLWRAALLYYTVYQASQMSFSDLFQDIGRFVKDPSTRWDYCVRAKRGSTDTSQPGCFSKDQVYLDGILRILRYRQSIDFYLLTALGKVSYEDVERLKEFAVLENMRVPHFLQDHIRYMEHLEKIMEVNELSDKELQALVP, from the exons ATGATGCTTGAATCCATTCGTGTCACTG AGAAACTTCACTGGCCGCAGCGGGAGCTCTCCACAAAGAGACTCTTGACTCCCGAAGAACATGAACTGATTCTTCTCGACGAAAGCCCCGTTCAGAACCTGTCCCAGTCCGGAATCCTTAAGGACACGTTCACCACAGGGACGAGCAGCTACAACGTCCTCCTGCAGAGCAAAGAAGGGAAAAAGCACCTGTCGCAAAAGCATCCCTTGGTGTATCCCAAACGGCACCGAAAGGCCGCCAAATCCTCCTGCGCGTCGCGAAGCAGCGAGCACCGCAGGCTCCGGGCCCCCTCGCCTTTCCTTCGAGGCGGGTGGTGCTGCTTCAATCGACAGCCTGCCCTCTTTATCAGCCCAGTGCCCCCCGCTGGCAGGCTAGCTCACAGCTTTTCTGTGTCAGGCTGCGGCATCGGGCCCTCCCCCAGGCCCAAGGCCAAGCGGCGTTCTTTCTCCAGCCTGACCAAACCGAAGCAGTTGCCGCCGTCCAAGGAGGGCGGTGGTGGCGACGCAGGGCGAAAACTCTGTATCCTCACTGCCATCAAGCCTTCCAACGTGGAGAGGGAGAAGGTGAAGTTCTTCAAGTCGGATTATAGCTACAATCCACAGTTTGAGTATGCCAGTCCGGCCATGGCCAACGTGCTGGCGAAGTACAGCCAAGCCTCGGGCACGTTTCTAAAGCAG GCCATCAAAATCATGGAGCTGACCTTGCAAAAATACGGAAGCTATGAAAATTTTGAGCTGGCGACAGGAGGCAGCCTGCTTTCCAGAAGTCGTATCTGGAACTATGTCAGGAAATACATGATGAAGGAAGGCTGCCTAGGCGAG ATTGTGGTTCACGTCACCGAAGACCTGCTTTCTCGAGCCTCGATGACAGTCGTGAATGGCCGTCCAACTCTGACAATCAATATTGCCACTGCACGCGAGCATTGGCTGGAAGGGATGTTAAGGCATGAAATAG GGACTCATTATCTTAGGGGTATTAACAACAACAGTCAACCATGGAGCAATGGAGCTGGTCGCAAAAAGCATGGACTAAAACCCATCAACCCCACGGAGGAAGGTTTGGCGAGCATTCATAGCGTTCTCTTCCGAAAAGACCCTTTTCTATGGAGGGCAGCCCTTCTCTATTACACTGTCTACCAAGCTAGCCAAATGTCCTTTAGCGATCTATTTCAGGACATTGGAAGGTTTGTCAAGGACCCCAGTACGAGGTGGGACTATTGTGTTCGAGCCAAGAGAGGTTCGACTGATACATCCCAGCCAG gctgcttcAGTAAAGATCAAGTATACTTGGACGGCATCCTTCGAATTCTGAGATACCGACAGTCCATTGATTTCTACTTACTGACGGCCCTAGGAAAG GTTTCTTATGAGGATGTGGAACGCCTGAAGGAATTTGCAGTGCTCGAGAACATGAGGGTGCCGCACTTCTTGCAAGACCACATCCGGTACATGGAGCACTTGGAGAAGATCATGGAAGTCAACGAGCTGTCAGACAAGGAGCTCCAGGCACTTGTCCCTTAG
- the MATCAP2 gene encoding putative tyrosine carboxypeptidase MATCAP2 isoform X2 — MLESIRVTEKLHWPQRELSTKRLLTPEEHELILLDESPVQNLSQSGILKDTFTTGTSSYNVLLQSKEGKKHLSQKHPLVYPKRHRKAAKSSCASRSSEHRRLRAPSPFLRGGWCCFNRQPALFISPVPPAGRLAHSFSVSGCGIGPSPRPKAKRRSFSSLTKPKQLPPSKEGGGGDAGRKLCILTAIKPSNVEREKVKFFKSDYSYNPQFEYASPAMANVLAKYSQASGTFLKQIVVHVTEDLLSRASMTVVNGRPTLTINIATAREHWLEGMLRHEIGTHYLRGINNNSQPWSNGAGRKKHGLKPINPTEEGLASIHSVLFRKDPFLWRAALLYYTVYQASQMSFSDLFQDIGRFVKDPSTRWDYCVRAKRGSTDTSQPGCFSKDQVYLDGILRILRYRQSIDFYLLTALGKVSYEDVERLKEFAVLENMRVPHFLQDHIRYMEHLEKIMEVNELSDKELQALVP, encoded by the exons ATGCTTGAATCCATTCGTGTCACTG AGAAACTTCACTGGCCGCAGCGGGAGCTCTCCACAAAGAGACTCTTGACTCCCGAAGAACATGAACTGATTCTTCTCGACGAAAGCCCCGTTCAGAACCTGTCCCAGTCCGGAATCCTTAAGGACACGTTCACCACAGGGACGAGCAGCTACAACGTCCTCCTGCAGAGCAAAGAAGGGAAAAAGCACCTGTCGCAAAAGCATCCCTTGGTGTATCCCAAACGGCACCGAAAGGCCGCCAAATCCTCCTGCGCGTCGCGAAGCAGCGAGCACCGCAGGCTCCGGGCCCCCTCGCCTTTCCTTCGAGGCGGGTGGTGCTGCTTCAATCGACAGCCTGCCCTCTTTATCAGCCCAGTGCCCCCCGCTGGCAGGCTAGCTCACAGCTTTTCTGTGTCAGGCTGCGGCATCGGGCCCTCCCCCAGGCCCAAGGCCAAGCGGCGTTCTTTCTCCAGCCTGACCAAACCGAAGCAGTTGCCGCCGTCCAAGGAGGGCGGTGGTGGCGACGCAGGGCGAAAACTCTGTATCCTCACTGCCATCAAGCCTTCCAACGTGGAGAGGGAGAAGGTGAAGTTCTTCAAGTCGGATTATAGCTACAATCCACAGTTTGAGTATGCCAGTCCGGCCATGGCCAACGTGCTGGCGAAGTACAGCCAAGCCTCGGGCACGTTTCTAAAGCAG ATTGTGGTTCACGTCACCGAAGACCTGCTTTCTCGAGCCTCGATGACAGTCGTGAATGGCCGTCCAACTCTGACAATCAATATTGCCACTGCACGCGAGCATTGGCTGGAAGGGATGTTAAGGCATGAAATAG GGACTCATTATCTTAGGGGTATTAACAACAACAGTCAACCATGGAGCAATGGAGCTGGTCGCAAAAAGCATGGACTAAAACCCATCAACCCCACGGAGGAAGGTTTGGCGAGCATTCATAGCGTTCTCTTCCGAAAAGACCCTTTTCTATGGAGGGCAGCCCTTCTCTATTACACTGTCTACCAAGCTAGCCAAATGTCCTTTAGCGATCTATTTCAGGACATTGGAAGGTTTGTCAAGGACCCCAGTACGAGGTGGGACTATTGTGTTCGAGCCAAGAGAGGTTCGACTGATACATCCCAGCCAG gctgcttcAGTAAAGATCAAGTATACTTGGACGGCATCCTTCGAATTCTGAGATACCGACAGTCCATTGATTTCTACTTACTGACGGCCCTAGGAAAG GTTTCTTATGAGGATGTGGAACGCCTGAAGGAATTTGCAGTGCTCGAGAACATGAGGGTGCCGCACTTCTTGCAAGACCACATCCGGTACATGGAGCACTTGGAGAAGATCATGGAAGTCAACGAGCTGTCAGACAAGGAGCTCCAGGCACTTGTCCCTTAG